Part of the Cellulomonas taurus genome, TCGGTGGGCGTGAGCGGGTCGACCCGCAGCACACCGGCCAGCCGATCACCCTGCGGTCGCGGGTCGGGCCACGGTCCGGCGACCGCGGGACTCACTCCGACACCGGCGAGCAGCATCCCGGCCAGCGCCGTCCCGGCGAGTCGTCGACGGGCAGCCCGGCGTGCGCCCACACCGCCGGAACCCGGCGGCACGCCGGGAGTCGACGCGGCAGGGGGCGTCACAGAGGGTCGCAGCAGGGTCATCGCCATCGTTCGTACTCGGTGGAGGGGGCTCCAGTCTGGCCCGGCACGCCCGTCCTGACCAGCCCACGGGTGCCAGAAAACGGCACCGATCAGCCGCGCCGGGGGCGCATCCGCCAGAGCAGCCAGATGAAGTACGGCGTGCCCACCAGGGCGGTGACCAGCCCGGCCGGCAGCTGGGCGGGGGCGAGCACCGTCCGGCCCACGGTGTCGGCGACGCACACCAGCAGGGCCCCGAGCACCAGGGTGAGCGGCAGCAGCCAGCGGTGGCGCTTCCCGATCAGCATCCGCGCCGCGTGCGGGGCGACCAGTCCCACGAAGGTGATCGGGCCGACGGCGGCGGTGGCGGCGGCGGTCAGCAGCACGGCGATCGCGATGTGCACCCGGCGACTGCGCGCCAGCGCCACGCCGAGCACCCGGGGCGTGGTGTCGTCCACCTGCACCAGATCCAGGTCCCGGTGGGTGCGGGCGACCACCAGCACCGCGACGAGCAGGGCGACCAGCATGGGCAGCAGCTGCTTGGTCCCGGCACCGAAGGTGGATCCGCCGAGCCAGGTGATCGCCCGGTTCTGGTTCCACGGGTCGGTGCGGACCAGCAGCAGGGTGGTGATCGCACTGGCGGCGGCCTGCACCCCGATCCCGACCAGCACGATCCGCCCCGACGCCATGCCGCCGCGGGCTGCCATCCCGAAGACGATCAGCGCGGCGACCAGCGCACCGATCACCGCACCGCCGACCACCGACGCGTAGGAGCCCGCACCCCCGGCGACGATCACCGTCACCGCGCCCAGACCCGCCGCGTTGGCGACGCCGAGCACGCCGGGATCGGCCAACGGGTTGCGGGTCACCGTCTGGACCAGGGCACCGGCCAGGGCGAGGCAGGCACCGGCCAGCAGGGCGGCGAGCACCCGCGGCACCCGCGAGTCGAGGATGATGTCCAGGCGGACCGATGCCCGACCGGCCAGCCAGTTGCTCACGTCGCCGAGCAGCACGGTCGAGTCGCCGAGCAGGACGCCCGCGACGATCGCGCCGACCAGCAGGGCGACGCCGAGCAGCAGGATCAGCCAGGGCAGCCGGCGAGCGAGGGCTCCCCCGGCCCGCAGCGTGGCCAGGGTGTCGGCCTCCAGCGCCGACTTCGCACGGCGCGCCAGCAGGATCAGGGCGATCGCGCCGATGATGCTGGTCACCACGCCGGTCGGGATGCTGACGCTGCGGGTCGAGCCGAAGACCGCACGCAGCGCGACATCCGCTGTCAGCACCAGCGCGGTCCCGGCCAGGGCGGCCGCCGGGATCATCAGGCGGTGCTTCGCCAGCGGCCGCACCCAGCCGGCGGCGAGCCGGACCAGCAGCGGTGCACAGAGTCCGACGAAGCCGATCGGGCCGGTGGCGGCGACCGCCGCGGTGGCCAGCAGCACCGCGAGCACCACGACCAGCACCCGGGTGCGTCCGACGTCGATGCCCAGCGACCGGGCGGCGTCGTCACCGAGCTGCAGCAGGTCGATCCGGCGTCCGGCCCAGATCAGGCCGACCAGCCCGACCCCGACCACCGGCAGGATCATTCGGACGGTGCCCATCCCGTTCTGCCCGAGCGACCCCGCGCCCCAGGCGAACAGGCCCTGGGTCTCCCACGGGAACAGCAGCAGGAGCGCGGAGGTGATCGAGTGCAGCCCGAGGGTGATCGCCGAGCCGGCCAGCACCAGGCGGACCGGTGAGGACGCGGCACCGCCGGACAGCCCCATCACCAGACCGGCGGTCAGCAGACCGCCGATGAACGCCACCAGCACCCCGGACAGCGACCCGAGGTTCAGACCGAAGGCGGCGACCACGGTGAGCGCCAGGTAGGCGCCGGCGTTCACCCCGGTGGTGTCCGGCGATGCCAGCGGATTGCGGGCGACACCCTGCATCGCCGCGCCGGAGGCACCCAGGGCACAGCCGACCAGCACCCCCGCCAACAGGCGCGGCACCCGGGAGGCGGTGACCACCGCGGCCGCCTGGTCCAGGGCGTGCTGACCGGTGAGCGCCCCCCACAGTTCGCCGACGGTCACGTCCGCGGTGCCCTGGGTCAGGTGCACGGCAGCGACGACCAGCAGCCAGACGATCAGCACGACACCCACGACCACCGTGCGGGTGGTCTGGCGGGACGTCGGCGTCACGACCGGTGTCGGACGGACGATGGGGGGCGCGGCGGTCATGCCGCGGTGAGCTGTGCGACCAAGTCGTCGCTCCACGCCGCCAGGGACTCAGGGCCGCCGTAGGCCCAGATGCCGACCCCGGCGCGGTACACGTGGCCCTGCTGGACGAAGGGCAGCGACTGCCAGATCGGGTTGTCGGCGAGCACCGTGGTGACGGTGTCCTCCTCGTCGTCGTTGCCCCAGTACAGGAAGCGGGTCTCGGCCGGCAGGGCGGTCAGGCCCTCCACGTCCAGGTAGGACAGACCGTAGGCGTCGTCGCCCGGGTCCTCGGTGGCCGAGGCCAGACCCATCTGCAGCGCCACCGCCTGGAAGGCCGAGCGCGGACCGTGCATCCGGACGGTGACGTTCGCACCCTCGGCGTAGGGCGAGGCGAAGACGATCGGGGTGCCGTCCAGCCCGGCGTCCGCGATCGCCGTGGCGTTCTCCTCGATCCGGGCGTTCGCGGCGTCGATCACCTCGGCTGCCTCGTCGTCCTTGCCGACCAGGGTGCCGATCGCGGTGGTCACGTCGTTGACGTAGCCGATCGGGTCGGCGGCATCGGCACCGTCGAACAGAGCCACCGGCGCGATCCGGTTGAACTGGTCCAGTGCACCCTCCGGGATGGAGGAGGTGACGCCGACGATCAGGTCCGGCTCCAGGGAGGCGATGGCCTCCACCGACGGCTCACCACGGGTGCCGACGTCCTCCGGGTCGCCCGGCAGCGGCACGGAGTTGCCCACCCAGGAGGTGTAGCCCGCCACATCCGCGGCGCCGACCGGGGTGACCCCCAGCGATGCCAGGATCTCGGTCTGCATCCACTCCAGGCTGACCACCTTGACCGCCGGGGCGTCGAGTTCGACCTTCTCCCCCCGGTCGTCGGTGATCGAGACCGGTCCGGCACCGGAGGCCGTCGTGGTGGACTCGTCGGCCGGGGCGTCGGTGGTGCCACAGGCGGCCAACAGCGCCAGCGCCCCGGCGGTGCAGACCGCCGCCAGCGTGCGTCGCGTGCTCATCGGTTCCTCATGTCTGCGCAGGGAGGAGGAGGGCGCCTGCGCGTCGCGCCCGGTGAAACAGGTCAGAACGTCAGATGACGGCGTGTTCGGCCGCGCGCACCCGGCGCAGCTGGAGCCGGGGCGCTCGCACGCTGACGTGTCCCGAGGGGGTCAGGCCCGCCTCGATCTCGATCTCGTAGACCTCGCTGAGCAGCGCGGAGGTCATCGCCTCGCTCGGCGGCCCGTCGGCGACCACCCGGCCCGCGGCGAGCACCAGCACCCGGTCGGCGACCGCCGCCGCCTGCTCCAGGTCGTG contains:
- a CDS encoding iron ABC transporter permease, with translation MTPTSRQTTRTVVVGVVLIVWLLVVAAVHLTQGTADVTVGELWGALTGQHALDQAAAVVTASRVPRLLAGVLVGCALGASGAAMQGVARNPLASPDTTGVNAGAYLALTVVAAFGLNLGSLSGVLVAFIGGLLTAGLVMGLSGGAASSPVRLVLAGSAITLGLHSITSALLLLFPWETQGLFAWGAGSLGQNGMGTVRMILPVVGVGLVGLIWAGRRIDLLQLGDDAARSLGIDVGRTRVLVVVLAVLLATAAVAATGPIGFVGLCAPLLVRLAAGWVRPLAKHRLMIPAAALAGTALVLTADVALRAVFGSTRSVSIPTGVVTSIIGAIALILLARRAKSALEADTLATLRAGGALARRLPWLILLLGVALLVGAIVAGVLLGDSTVLLGDVSNWLAGRASVRLDIILDSRVPRVLAALLAGACLALAGALVQTVTRNPLADPGVLGVANAAGLGAVTVIVAGGAGSYASVVGGAVIGALVAALIVFGMAARGGMASGRIVLVGIGVQAAASAITTLLLVRTDPWNQNRAITWLGGSTFGAGTKQLLPMLVALLVAVLVVARTHRDLDLVQVDDTTPRVLGVALARSRRVHIAIAVLLTAAATAAVGPITFVGLVAPHAARMLIGKRHRWLLPLTLVLGALLVCVADTVGRTVLAPAQLPAGLVTALVGTPYFIWLLWRMRPRRG
- a CDS encoding iron-siderophore ABC transporter substrate-binding protein, whose amino-acid sequence is MSTRRTLAAVCTAGALALLAACGTTDAPADESTTTASGAGPVSITDDRGEKVELDAPAVKVVSLEWMQTEILASLGVTPVGAADVAGYTSWVGNSVPLPGDPEDVGTRGEPSVEAIASLEPDLIVGVTSSIPEGALDQFNRIAPVALFDGADAADPIGYVNDVTTAIGTLVGKDDEAAEVIDAANARIEENATAIADAGLDGTPIVFASPYAEGANVTVRMHGPRSAFQAVALQMGLASATEDPGDDAYGLSYLDVEGLTALPAETRFLYWGNDDEEDTVTTVLADNPIWQSLPFVQQGHVYRAGVGIWAYGGPESLAAWSDDLVAQLTAA